The Aliivibrio fischeri genome contains a region encoding:
- a CDS encoding DUF4381 domain-containing protein, translating to MSLSSTAAPNAASPSAPLPLADLHLPEAPSFSLSWQGYGLIFLIIACIALIVWAFMAYRKKRRLQRVALSELAKLKPEQTRDVAKLLKQAALSHFSRQQIAALHGLAWWNFIEQKLPTKKQANVHFATRSEMLEKALYGKVPLSETNQKRFYDDVRYWLIHALPAKQKKAVQGAKHD from the coding sequence ATGTCTTTATCTTCAACAGCAGCACCAAATGCTGCATCACCGTCCGCCCCATTGCCTTTAGCGGATTTACATTTACCAGAAGCACCAAGCTTCTCGCTGTCATGGCAAGGTTACGGATTAATTTTTCTTATTATTGCTTGTATTGCTCTTATTGTTTGGGCTTTTATGGCTTACAGAAAAAAACGACGCCTTCAACGGGTCGCTTTATCGGAATTAGCGAAATTAAAGCCAGAACAGACTCGTGATGTAGCAAAACTATTAAAACAAGCTGCATTGAGTCATTTCTCTCGTCAGCAAATTGCAGCACTGCATGGACTCGCTTGGTGGAATTTTATTGAACAAAAGCTTCCGACTAAAAAACAAGCCAATGTTCACTTTGCTACTCGCTCAGAAATGCTCGAGAAAGCCTTATACGGCAAAGTGCCTTTATCTGAAACCAATCAGAAACGCTTTTATGATGATGTGCGTTACTGGTTGATTCATGCATTGCCTGCAAAACAAAAAAAAGCAGTGCAAGGAGCAAAACATGATTGA
- a CDS encoding methyl-accepting chemotaxis protein, giving the protein MINLTIKQKLVAGIVIAIIASTSLVGIVAQKKAYETLDERLTTLELPTILDQIGGEVDKEVAVLSAAAEQMSNNPFIIDAISDPYISPEDQDVLIGQLNKLKQQHNLNDASVANRQTANYWNQDGFLRQLNKQQDGWFFGFTQSGPERMLNVFTEQNGEVKLFVNFQQLNGVSMAGLSKSLDDMVALLNGFRIEQTGFVYLMDGDGNIKIHKNKAIMGKQTIKDVVGSAEASVLLTKKNFNLSRMEKGGQEIFIASHYIPSMEWFIVAEVPVSEVFESLHASTQDIIMWIVVIIAVFVSLAIWGAGSITNKLNELAHRFKELGEGEGDLTHRIEVKGNDEITELSKGFNSFVEKIHNTVSEVVETGHVLHTTAENVALKATSTRDNSEMQRDQTLQVVTAINQMGSTINEIASNAANAAQSASKAEASTQDGRQTVIDSRDAITQLEGDLVQVSHVVEQLAGTTQDIGSILDVIRGISEQTNLLALNAAIEAARAGDHGRGFAVVADEVRQLASRTSESTDEIQKMIDQLQNEAKNAVDAMEASHSVTARGVESADSATQVLAGIAKSITDISDMNTQVATATEEQSTVVYTINQNIEEINGINELTTATAQELADSSQQLNALSQRLDQLVGAFKV; this is encoded by the coding sequence ATGATTAATCTAACAATAAAACAGAAACTCGTCGCCGGTATCGTTATCGCTATCATTGCTTCAACTTCTCTTGTGGGTATTGTCGCCCAAAAAAAAGCGTACGAAACTTTAGATGAAAGGCTAACCACGCTTGAGCTTCCTACCATTCTCGACCAAATTGGTGGAGAAGTAGATAAAGAGGTGGCTGTACTTTCTGCTGCTGCTGAGCAAATGTCTAATAACCCTTTCATTATCGATGCTATTTCTGATCCTTACATCTCTCCTGAAGACCAAGATGTTCTTATTGGTCAATTAAATAAATTAAAACAACAACATAATCTGAATGATGCATCCGTTGCTAACCGTCAAACAGCAAATTATTGGAATCAGGATGGCTTTTTACGTCAACTAAACAAACAACAAGACGGTTGGTTTTTTGGGTTCACACAAAGTGGCCCTGAGCGTATGTTGAATGTATTTACTGAGCAAAACGGTGAAGTAAAACTGTTTGTTAATTTCCAACAGCTAAATGGCGTTTCAATGGCTGGTTTATCTAAATCATTAGATGATATGGTTGCTTTGTTAAATGGATTTAGAATTGAACAAACGGGTTTTGTTTATTTAATGGATGGTGACGGTAATATCAAAATCCATAAAAACAAAGCGATTATGGGCAAGCAAACCATTAAAGATGTGGTTGGCTCTGCCGAAGCATCGGTATTACTGACAAAGAAAAACTTTAACTTAAGCCGCATGGAAAAAGGTGGCCAAGAGATCTTTATTGCTTCGCATTACATTCCTTCAATGGAGTGGTTTATTGTTGCTGAAGTGCCGGTTTCTGAAGTGTTTGAAAGTTTGCATGCCTCTACCCAAGATATCATTATGTGGATTGTGGTGATTATTGCGGTATTTGTCTCTTTAGCTATTTGGGGTGCAGGCTCAATCACCAATAAACTGAACGAACTTGCGCATCGCTTTAAAGAGCTTGGTGAGGGAGAAGGTGATTTAACGCATCGTATCGAAGTGAAAGGGAATGATGAGATCACAGAACTTTCAAAAGGCTTTAATAGCTTTGTAGAGAAAATTCACAATACGGTTTCTGAAGTGGTTGAAACTGGCCATGTATTACACACTACTGCCGAAAACGTAGCATTAAAAGCGACATCAACACGTGATAACAGTGAAATGCAGCGTGACCAAACGCTTCAAGTAGTAACGGCTATTAACCAAATGGGCAGTACGATTAACGAAATTGCATCCAATGCGGCGAATGCGGCACAATCAGCAAGTAAAGCTGAAGCAAGCACTCAAGATGGTCGTCAAACTGTGATTGATTCTCGTGATGCAATTACCCAACTTGAAGGCGATTTAGTTCAAGTTAGCCATGTGGTGGAGCAATTAGCGGGTACAACACAAGACATTGGCTCTATCCTTGATGTTATTCGTGGTATTTCAGAACAAACCAACTTACTTGCGTTAAACGCAGCTATTGAAGCCGCGCGAGCTGGTGATCATGGTCGTGGTTTTGCTGTGGTTGCAGATGAAGTTCGTCAATTAGCAAGTCGTACATCAGAATCGACGGATGAAATCCAGAAGATGATTGATCAACTGCAAAACGAAGCGAAAAATGCGGTGGATGCGATGGAAGCAAGTCACAGTGTAACGGCTCGCGGTGTGGAATCTGCAGACAGTGCAACACAAGTGTTAGCGGGTATTGCAAAAAGTATCACAGATATTTCTGATATGAATACGCAAGTAGCAACGGCAACAGAAGAGCAATCTACTGTGGTTTATACGATTAACCAAAACATCGAAGAGATTAATGGTATTAATGAGTTAACCACCGCCACAGCACAAGAGCTTGCAGATTCAAGCCAGCAATTGAACGCACTTTCACAACGATTAGATCAATTAGTTGGTGCTTTTAAAGTCTAA
- a CDS encoding VWA domain-containing protein: MIEFMWWWAWFLLPIPLVIYFLMPEKEAGEAIHLPRLPDQGEYKQPNKRINIGLLSLAWLLLIAALARPVWYGEPVDIQPEHRDMMLVVDLSGSMAEEDMKTSNGDFVDRLTAVKQVVSDFIDQRKGDRLGLVLFGDHAYLQTPLTFDRNTVREQLDRTVLRLVGQMTAMGEGLGLATKTFIESNAPQRTIILLSDGANTAGVLEPLQAAQLAKDNHAKIYTVGIGAGEMQVRGFFGKQTVNTARDLDEDTLTKIATMTGGQYFRARNADELAEIYQTIDALEPVTQATQTWRPHEEWFRYPLMGYLFVLFIIVGVRKRHG, encoded by the coding sequence ATGATTGAATTTATGTGGTGGTGGGCATGGTTTTTATTGCCAATCCCATTGGTGATCTATTTCTTAATGCCAGAAAAAGAAGCTGGCGAAGCGATTCATTTGCCTCGTTTGCCCGATCAAGGTGAATACAAACAACCAAATAAACGCATTAATATTGGCTTATTATCATTGGCTTGGCTTTTATTGATAGCGGCACTTGCACGTCCTGTCTGGTATGGCGAACCTGTGGATATTCAGCCAGAACACAGAGACATGATGCTGGTGGTGGATTTATCCGGCTCTATGGCAGAAGAAGACATGAAAACCAGTAATGGTGATTTTGTTGACCGCTTAACCGCTGTTAAGCAAGTGGTGTCCGATTTTATTGACCAACGTAAAGGCGACCGCCTTGGCTTAGTGCTGTTTGGTGATCACGCTTATCTTCAAACGCCCCTTACCTTTGATAGAAACACAGTACGTGAACAATTAGATCGTACCGTTCTTCGTTTAGTAGGGCAAATGACAGCAATGGGTGAAGGTTTAGGACTGGCAACCAAAACCTTTATTGAAAGTAATGCACCACAAAGAACCATTATTTTATTAAGTGATGGCGCTAATACGGCAGGTGTACTAGAGCCATTACAAGCGGCACAACTGGCAAAAGATAATCATGCCAAGATTTACACCGTTGGTATTGGCGCTGGTGAAATGCAAGTACGTGGATTCTTTGGAAAACAAACGGTAAATACCGCTCGTGATCTGGATGAAGATACCTTAACTAAGATTGCGACAATGACTGGTGGACAATATTTCCGTGCTCGTAACGCCGATGAACTTGCAGAAATTTATCAAACTATTGATGCATTAGAGCCTGTGACTCAAGCAACACAAACTTGGCGTCCCCATGAAGAGTGGTTCCGTTACCCACTAATGGGCTATTTGTTTGTTCTTTTCATTATTGTTGGAGTAAGAAAACGCCATGGCTAA
- a CDS encoding VWA domain-containing protein: MANFTFLYPMWFLALIPLVALIVIQRKNQHHGGLIAPHIAKQLGMVQKKNGHGFLYGLSVIWFCVTTALAGPSFGYKETPSFQLSGARILVMDMSRSLYATDLKPNRLTQAKYKAKDLLPYWKEGMTGLVAYANSSYLVSPLTGDSKTLDNLITNLSPEIMPYKGKGSNLSAAINQSIEMMKKSGHQQGDIVVLTDGISSSQLEKVTALIDGTKWRISLLGVGTTNGAPIELPNGQLLTDNTGKTVVAKLNPQPLQQIATETHGVAQLIQSDNSDIDAIVRLTKTPLEQVTKNSDTQVNSRANHGYWLLFPIVLLSLFAFRKGMILALLLVLLPIDKSMANTLLSNDYNAHQQYEQKEYQAASEQFQSKQWKGAAQYKAGDYKGAIESLTGLSDVQSQYNLANALAQNGQLEDAKAQYESLLQAHPDMKDAKTNLDIVNKALEQQQQQNDKNKQSDKNKDNKEQDQNKDKQDNKDGSDQSSNSKDSQSQDSQQNQQNQQNQQNQQNQQNQQNQQNQQKDKSQSESKSKSDKQEKSDASSQEQKQQAQDKKQQEQKEKEKSAQASDKQKEQSDADKEKKQAQMQSQQGQIDSDAKTTDPRLQKLEQSGAKEDELLRALLYLQAQQQEPPQASENEW; encoded by the coding sequence ATGGCTAATTTTACTTTTCTCTATCCGATGTGGTTTTTAGCCCTCATACCATTAGTGGCTTTGATTGTTATTCAACGCAAAAACCAACATCACGGTGGCTTAATCGCCCCACACATAGCAAAACAACTTGGCATGGTTCAAAAAAAGAACGGCCATGGTTTTTTATACGGACTCAGCGTTATTTGGTTTTGTGTGACAACAGCACTTGCCGGACCAAGTTTTGGCTATAAAGAAACACCGAGTTTTCAGCTTTCTGGTGCTCGAATTCTTGTCATGGATATGTCTCGCTCTTTGTATGCGACGGATCTTAAACCTAACCGTTTAACTCAAGCAAAATACAAAGCTAAAGATCTTCTGCCTTACTGGAAAGAAGGCATGACAGGGTTAGTGGCTTATGCCAACAGCAGTTATTTAGTGAGTCCGTTAACAGGTGACAGCAAAACGTTAGATAATCTCATTACTAACCTATCTCCTGAAATCATGCCTTATAAAGGGAAAGGAAGTAATTTATCGGCAGCGATCAATCAAAGTATTGAGATGATGAAAAAATCTGGCCATCAACAAGGTGATATCGTTGTATTAACTGACGGTATTTCTTCATCACAACTTGAAAAAGTCACTGCACTAATTGATGGTACCAAGTGGCGTATTAGTTTATTGGGTGTCGGAACCACTAATGGCGCACCTATCGAGCTGCCTAATGGCCAATTATTAACGGACAACACGGGTAAAACGGTCGTCGCAAAACTCAATCCACAACCATTACAGCAAATAGCGACGGAAACGCATGGTGTGGCGCAGCTTATCCAATCGGATAACAGCGACATTGATGCTATCGTTCGGTTAACAAAAACACCTTTAGAACAAGTAACAAAAAACAGCGATACACAAGTAAACAGCCGTGCAAACCACGGATACTGGTTACTCTTCCCTATTGTATTGCTTTCACTATTTGCTTTTCGAAAAGGAATGATTTTAGCTTTATTGCTTGTATTGTTACCTATAGATAAGTCCATGGCGAATACGTTGTTATCAAACGATTACAACGCTCACCAACAATATGAGCAAAAAGAATATCAAGCGGCCAGTGAACAATTCCAATCCAAACAATGGAAAGGAGCGGCTCAATATAAAGCGGGAGATTATAAAGGCGCTATTGAAAGCTTAACTGGCCTTAGTGATGTTCAATCGCAATATAATCTTGCGAATGCATTAGCACAAAATGGACAACTTGAAGACGCTAAAGCCCAATATGAGTCTTTATTACAAGCTCATCCCGACATGAAGGATGCTAAAACCAATTTAGATATCGTGAATAAAGCGCTAGAGCAACAGCAACAGCAAAACGATAAGAATAAGCAATCGGATAAAAACAAAGACAATAAAGAGCAAGATCAGAATAAAGATAAGCAAGATAACAAAGACGGATCTGATCAATCTTCAAATTCTAAAGACTCGCAATCTCAAGATTCACAGCAGAATCAGCAGAATCAGCAGAATCAGCAGAATCAGCAGAATCAGCAGAATCAGCAGAATCAGCAGAATCAGCAGAAGGATAAATCACAATCTGAGAGCAAGTCAAAATCAGATAAACAAGAAAAATCCGATGCTTCTTCTCAAGAGCAGAAACAACAAGCTCAAGATAAAAAGCAGCAAGAACAGAAAGAGAAAGAAAAATCAGCACAAGCAAGCGATAAGCAAAAAGAGCAAAGCGACGCTGACA
- a CDS encoding MoxR family ATPase has protein sequence MPALKIQQLQTYLESQVIGQPDLVKQLLIALLADGHILVEGPPGLAKTRAVKILADSIEGDFHRIQFTPDLLPSDLTGTDIYRQETGEFTFQPGPIFNSLVLADEINRAPAKVQAAMLEAMAEKQITAGRNTYQLPELFLVMATQNPIEQEGTYPLPEAQLDRFLMHLDVDYPGAQDELAILRLNRGEALGEQAQRPQPLAQSEIFSARKEVLSIYMAPEIEQYIIRITMATRKPAQYCQELANQLEMGVSPRATLALDRCARAHAWLAGRDYVSPEDVQAMAYPVLRHRLLLSFQAQAEGTTANKVIERLLQMVAAS, from the coding sequence ATGCCAGCGTTAAAAATTCAACAATTACAAACTTACCTTGAATCTCAAGTCATTGGTCAACCAGATTTAGTAAAGCAGTTATTAATTGCCCTACTTGCAGATGGTCATATTTTAGTTGAAGGTCCTCCGGGTCTTGCAAAAACGCGTGCAGTTAAAATTTTGGCAGACTCTATTGAGGGAGATTTCCACCGTATTCAATTCACTCCTGACTTATTGCCATCAGACTTAACCGGTACCGATATTTACCGTCAAGAGACCGGTGAATTTACGTTCCAACCGGGTCCAATTTTCAACTCATTAGTATTGGCTGATGAGATCAACCGTGCGCCAGCCAAAGTCCAAGCGGCGATGCTAGAAGCCATGGCTGAAAAACAAATCACAGCGGGTCGAAATACCTATCAACTGCCTGAGCTATTCTTAGTCATGGCAACGCAAAACCCGATTGAACAAGAAGGGACTTACCCACTACCAGAAGCGCAGCTTGATCGTTTCTTAATGCATTTGGATGTGGATTACCCTGGCGCACAAGACGAACTAGCCATTCTTCGTTTAAATCGTGGTGAAGCATTAGGTGAACAAGCACAAAGACCACAACCATTAGCGCAAAGTGAGATTTTCAGTGCTCGTAAAGAAGTGTTATCTATTTACATGGCCCCTGAAATCGAGCAATACATTATTCGTATTACAATGGCGACACGTAAGCCTGCGCAATACTGCCAAGAGTTAGCAAACCAACTTGAGATGGGTGTTAGTCCACGAGCGACATTAGCGTTAGATCGTTGTGCTCGTGCACACGCATGGTTAGCAGGTCGTGATTACGTAAGCCCTGAAGATGTTCAAGCTATGGCTTATCCTGTATTACGTCACCGACTGCTATTAAGCTTCCAAGCGCAAGCAGAAGGCACAACGGCAAATAAAGTCATTGAGCGTTTATTACAAATGGTAGCGGCGTCTTAA